In Deferribacteraceae bacterium V6Fe1, one genomic interval encodes:
- a CDS encoding HD-GYP domain-containing protein — translation MEKILVKELKIGDRVVKLDASWLDTPFLKHNFVVKDQKTIDKLIKSGIDYVYIEKRKVDAQKSEEKTFAEEILEHKKENISKEYLEIKDLKPSFELYEKSVSIVKNVMEDVRSGKMFDSSSVKILADKIADITVKNKSLLVNIAKLKTYDDYTFQHSLNVAIFASSLGKLLNLPVSEIKVLVNSGILHDIGKMLVPKDILNKPAKLTDEEFAIMKNHVLAGYDFLKKNGFSEEELKIVLEHHERADGSGYPYGLKDEQISIAGKIGAVVDIYDAITSDRVYHKGMYPPKAIKLMFSWTDKHINRKVFEFFVSNVGIYPVGTIVLLSTNELAVVGDVSKKPTEPVVVIFKSHTGHNIAPITYDLSKPTVLKKKIVGPVNPENISVPDEVYTVIEGLNEE, via the coding sequence ATGGAAAAGATTTTAGTAAAAGAGCTTAAAATAGGGGACAGAGTAGTAAAGCTTGATGCAAGCTGGCTTGATACTCCATTCTTAAAACATAACTTTGTTGTAAAAGATCAAAAGACTATCGATAAGCTTATTAAAAGCGGCATTGACTATGTTTATATAGAAAAAAGGAAAGTTGACGCACAAAAGTCCGAAGAAAAAACATTTGCTGAAGAGATACTTGAACATAAAAAAGAGAATATTTCAAAAGAATATCTTGAAATAAAAGATTTAAAGCCTTCCTTTGAGCTTTATGAGAAATCAGTTTCTATTGTAAAAAATGTGATGGAAGATGTAAGATCAGGCAAGATGTTTGACAGCTCTTCAGTAAAAATTTTGGCAGATAAGATTGCTGATATTACGGTAAAAAATAAATCACTGTTGGTAAATATTGCAAAGCTTAAAACATACGATGATTATACATTTCAACATTCACTTAATGTGGCAATTTTTGCTTCCTCTTTGGGCAAGCTCCTAAATCTTCCTGTTTCTGAAATAAAAGTATTGGTAAATAGCGGGATTTTACATGATATCGGCAAGATGCTTGTGCCAAAAGATATTTTGAATAAGCCTGCAAAATTGACGGATGAAGAGTTTGCGATAATGAAAAATCATGTGCTAGCCGGCTATGATTTCCTTAAGAAAAATGGTTTTAGTGAAGAAGAGCTGAAAATTGTGTTAGAGCATCATGAAAGAGCTGATGGTAGCGGTTATCCATACGGTCTTAAGGATGAGCAGATATCTATTGCCGGTAAGATAGGGGCGGTGGTAGATATTTACGATGCTATTACCAGCGACAGGGTTTATCATAAAGGGATGTATCCCCCAAAAGCGATTAAATTGATGTTTTCCTGGACAGATAAGCATATAAATAGAAAAGTCTTTGAGTTTTTTGTGAGCAATGTTGGGATTTATCCTGTGGGTACCATTGTCCTTTTATCTACAAACGAGTTGGCTGTTGTTGGGGATGTTTCCAAAAAGCCGACTGAGCCGGTTGTGGTAATCTTTAAATCTCATACCGGACATAATATTGCGCCAATTACTTATGATTTAAGTAAACCTACTGTTTTAAAGAAAAAAATAGTTGGGCCTGTCAATCCTGAAAACATAAGTGTTCCTGATGAAGTATATACCGTTATTGAAGGTTTGAACGAAGAGTAA